In one window of Flavobacteriales bacterium TMED191 DNA:
- the trxA gene encoding thioredoxin, whose translation MAKEFTTENFTKEVLEANLPVLVDFWAEWCGPCRMISPLIDELHADFKDQAVIGKVNVDSESDISAKYGITSIPTLLFFKDGEIVDKHVGSASKSQLEDKLKSLI comes from the coding sequence ATGGCTAAAGAATTTACTACAGAAAATTTTACTAAAGAAGTTTTAGAAGCTAACTTACCAGTGCTTGTCGATTTTTGGGCTGAATGGTGTGGTCCTTGCCGGATGATATCTCCTCTAATTGATGAATTACATGCTGATTTTAAGGACCAGGCGGTTATTGGTAAGGTAAATGTTGATTCTGAATCTGATATTTCCGCAAAATATGGAATCACGTCAATACCTACTTTATTATTCTTTAAGGACGGAGAAATTGTAGATAAACACGTTGGTTCTGCTTCAAAATCACAATTAGAAGATAAATTAAAATCTCTTATTTAA
- a CDS encoding DUF58 domain-containing protein: MYIGKEKIXITDNLEFFARQVVEGFLTGXHKSPYXGFSVEFAEHRLYNPGDSMRNIDWKLYARSNKFFVKKFEEETNLRCHLLLDTSSSMLYKHGDIPSKLDFSVYSAASLMYLFRKQRDGFGLTYFTNKLNFFTDAKSTKSHYYRLLGELDNILQISSLKDKRTTDFPSIITDFVEKIHRRSLVIIFSDMQNFSQSYTKNLFDAMQYLRYKKNEVILFHVYHNETEKMFNFSNRPSTFYDLESDDRINLNPVNYKSEYLKLFNEFQAQLEMKCHQYQIDYVQSPIEAGFNKILLAYLNKRSKLF; encoded by the coding sequence ATGTATATAGGAAAAGAAAAAATAANTATTACTGATAATTTAGAATTTTTTGCACGNCAAGTAGTAGAAGGCTTTTTAACAGGNTTNCACAAAAGCCCTTACCANGGATTTTCAGTNGAATTTGCTGAGCATAGACTTTACAATCCTGGAGATTCAATGAGAAATATTGACTGGAAGTTATATGCTCGTTCAAATAAGTTCTTTGTTAAAAAATTTGAGGAGGAAACTAATTTAAGATGTCATTTATTATTAGATACATCATCTTCGATGTTATATAAACATGGAGACATACCATCTAAATTAGATTTCTCAGTTTATTCTGCAGCTTCTTTAATGTATTTGTTTCGTAAACAGCGTGATGGATTTGGCTTAACTTATTTTACAAATAAGCTTAATTTTTTTACTGATGCTAAAAGTACAAAATCTCATTATTATAGATTATTAGGCGAGTTAGATAATATACTACAGATTTCATCTTTAAAAGATAAAAGAACAACTGATTTTCCAAGTATAATTACTGATTTTGTTGAAAAGATACATCGAAGATCTTTAGTGATTATTTTTAGCGACATGCAAAATTTTTCTCAGTCTTATACTAAGAATTTATTTGATGCAATGCAGTATTTAAGATATAAAAAAAATGAGGTAATCTTATTTCACGTCTATCATAATGAGACTGAAAAAATGTTTAACTTTTCTAATCGTCCCTCTACATTCTACGATCTAGAAAGTGACGATCGAATTAATTTAAATCCGGTTAATTATAAATCAGAATATTTAAAATTATTTAATGAATTTCAAGCACAATTAGAAATGAAATGCCATCAGTATCAAATTGACTATGTTCAATCTCCTATTGAAGCTGGATTCAATAAGATATTGTTAGCATATTTAAATAAAAGATCAAAACTTTTTTAA